A window of Rhododendron vialii isolate Sample 1 chromosome 13a, ASM3025357v1 contains these coding sequences:
- the LOC131312973 gene encoding berberine bridge enzyme-like 21 produces MGKFPSLVFFFLFVSSLSLACSDSSYQTFLQCLKTKSPPQSPEISSILYDPTNSSFQTVLQSYVRNRRFNRSTTPKPLLIVTPKTETHVSYAVLCAQAINIQLKIRSGGHDYDGISYVSDQPFIILDMFNLRSISIDLPTQTAWVQAGAQLGELYYQISTKSKTLGFPAGVCPTVGVGGHLSGGGYGNMLRKYGLSVDHVTDARIVDVKGRILDRKAMGEDLFWAIRGGGGASFGVVLAYKIGLVPVPETVTVFRVERTLAQNATEVVYRWQYVADKIDNGLFIRLLLQPVTVNKTRTIRASFIGEFLGDCVKLMEVVGNGFPELGFKKEDCMEMSWIGSVLYWANFDNGTKPQVLLNRTPDSLNFGKRKSDYVQNPISKDGLEWIWKKMIEVGKTGFVFNPYGGRMSEIPVGETPFPHRAGNIFKMQYSVNWNEEGVDADKDYINQIRRLYSYMTPFVSKSPRGAYLNYRDLDIGTSANGKNSYEEGKVYGEKYFLGNYARLVKVKTMVDPGNFFRNEQSIPPFPS; encoded by the coding sequence atgggcaaatttccctcacttgttttctttttccttttcgtttCTTCTCTTTCATTGGCATGCTCCGATTCCTCCTATCAAACATTCCTCCAATGCCTCAAAACAAAATCACCCCCCCAATCACCAGAAATCTCCTCAATCCTCTACGACCCAACCAACTCCTCCTTCCAAACCGTCCTCCAATCCTACGTCCGTAACCGCCGCTTCAACCGGTCCACCACCCCTAAACCCCTCCTCATCGTCACCCCCAAAACCGAGACCCATGTTTCATACGCCGTCCTCTGCGCCCAAGCCATcaacatccaactcaaaatccgCAGCGGCGGCCACGACTACGACGGAATCTCCTACGTCTCCGACCAACCCTTCATTATCCTCGACATGTTCAACCTCCGGTCCATCTCTATCGACCTCCCAACCCAAACCGCTTGGGTCCAAGCCGGTGCCCAACTCGGCGAGCTCTACTACCAAATATCCACCAAAAGCAAAACCCTCGGTTTCCCGGCCGGCGTTTGCCCCACCGTCGGCGTCGGTGGCCACCTCAGCGGCGGCGGATACGGCAACATGCTCAGAAAATACGGCCTGTCCGTCGATCACGTGACCGACGCGAGAATCGTGGACGTGAAAGGTAGGATTTTGGACAGGAAAGCAATGGGAGAGGATTTGTTCTGGGCCATTAGAGGTGGCGGTGGGGCTAGCTTTGGAGTGGTCTTGGCTTACAAAATTGGGCTGGTTCCCGTGCCGGAAACCGTAACCGTTTTCCGCGTCGAACGGACGTTGGCGCAGAACGCTACGGAGGTTGTTTATAGGTGGCAGTACGTTGCTGATAAGATTGATAATGGTTTGTTCATAAGGCTTTTGTTGCAGCCTGTCACTGTTAATAAAACCAGGACGATTAGAGCATCGTTCATTGGAGAGTTTCTGGGTGATTGTGTGAAACTTATGGAAGTGGTTGGGAATGGATTTCCGGAATTGGGATTCAAGAAAGAAGATTGTATGGAGATGAGTTGGATTGGATCTGTTCTTTACTGGGCGAATTTTGATAACGGTACGAAACCGCAAGTACTGCTGAACAGGACTCCGGATTCCTTGAATTTCGGGAAGAGGAAATCGGATTACGTGCAGAATCCAATTTCCAAAGACGGGTTGGAGTGGATTTGGAAGAAGATGATTGAAGTGGGGAAAACAGGATTTGTTTTCAACCCATATGGAGGGAGAATGAGCGAGATCCCGGTGGGGGAAACGCCGTTCCCTCACCGGGCTGGGAATATATTCAAGATGCAGTACTCTGTGAATTGGAATGAAGAAGGGGTTGATGCAGATAAAGACTATATAAATCAGATTAGGAGACTATATAGTTATATGACTCCTTTTGTGTCAAAATCTCCCAGGGGTGCATATTTGAACTATAGGGATCTTGATATTGGTACTAGTGCGAATGGGAAGAACAGTTATGAGGAAGGGAAGGTTTATGGGGAAAAGTATTTCTTGGGGAATTATGCTAGGTTGGTGAAAGTGAAGACCATGGTTGATCCAGGGAATTTCTTCAGGAATGAACAGAGTATTCCACCATTTCCATCGTAG